The Sporocytophaga myxococcoides genome contains a region encoding:
- a CDS encoding molybdenum cofactor biosynthesis protein MoaE: MQLITEDPIDLIKMLSEAHDPKAGAVVLFSGEVRNHSHKRDVEYLFYECYIPMAEKSIREIIESSYTRFKLHKALCCHRIGKVGISESAVVVITASSHREEAYAANRYIIDRVKHEAPIWKQEFFSDGTYEWGHNCSCFEHQHNH, translated from the coding sequence ATGCAATTAATTACCGAAGATCCTATAGACTTGATAAAGATGTTATCTGAAGCGCATGACCCAAAAGCAGGCGCAGTGGTGCTATTTAGTGGAGAAGTCAGAAATCACAGCCATAAAAGAGATGTAGAATATCTCTTTTACGAATGCTATATTCCAATGGCAGAGAAAAGCATTAGAGAAATTATTGAAAGCAGTTATACCAGATTTAAACTACACAAAGCGTTATGCTGCCATAGAATAGGTAAAGTCGGTATCAGCGAAAGTGCAGTAGTCGTTATTACAGCTTCATCTCACAGAGAAGAGGCTTATGCTGCGAACAGATACATTATAGACAGGGTAAAACACGAAGCTCCTATCTGGAAGCAGGAGTTTTTCTCAGATGGTACCTATGAGTGGGGACATAATTGCAGTTGCTTTGAACATCAACACAATCATTAA
- the moaA gene encoding GTP 3',8-cyclase MoaA, with translation MLNDKYGRTFKTLRVSLTNACNLFCNYCTNQPVTEKTVYPESNILTTKEYIKIIKSLHHKLNLETVRLTGGEPLLYKDIVNLIEGIREIGIKKVKLTTNAVFLKEKAVSLKNAGITNINVSLDSIDPESFFIISKRRNLKKILEGIDHALAIGLPVKLNTVVMKGMNADQILPLLDFARERRISIRFLEVMKMGHLHNSYKEIYFSQKEILEKIAERHQFIPMDREHSATATYWITDKKQVFGIIANESHPFCRDCNRLRLDSYGNIYGCLSNDDGISIKDHSDDSLKLEYSLKQALSQKQEVQFAGSVMSMRYIGG, from the coding sequence ATGCTGAATGATAAATATGGCAGGACATTTAAAACTTTGAGGGTAAGTCTTACCAATGCCTGTAATCTTTTCTGTAACTATTGTACAAATCAACCTGTGACGGAAAAGACAGTATATCCGGAGAGTAATATTCTGACAACAAAGGAATATATTAAAATAATCAAAAGCCTGCACCATAAGCTGAACCTGGAAACAGTGAGGCTTACAGGTGGAGAACCTTTATTATATAAAGATATCGTCAATCTTATTGAAGGGATCAGAGAGATTGGTATCAAAAAGGTAAAGCTGACAACCAATGCAGTTTTCCTGAAAGAAAAAGCTGTATCTCTTAAGAATGCTGGTATAACCAATATCAATGTTTCACTGGACAGCATTGATCCTGAATCTTTCTTTATAATTTCTAAAAGAAGAAACTTGAAGAAGATTCTTGAGGGCATTGATCATGCATTGGCCATTGGCTTACCCGTAAAACTTAATACCGTTGTGATGAAAGGAATGAACGCAGATCAGATACTCCCATTGCTCGATTTTGCAAGAGAAAGAAGAATCAGTATTCGTTTTCTTGAGGTAATGAAAATGGGACATCTTCACAACAGTTACAAGGAAATTTATTTTTCACAAAAAGAGATCCTTGAAAAAATTGCCGAGCGACATCAATTTATTCCAATGGACAGGGAGCATAGCGCCACTGCCACTTACTGGATCACGGACAAAAAACAGGTCTTTGGAATTATAGCAAATGAAAGTCATCCATTTTGCAGAGATTGCAATAGATTGCGACTTGACAGCTATGGAAATATTTATGGCTGCCTGAGCAATGATGATGGCATAAGTATAAAGGATCACTCAGATGATTCATTAAAATTAGAATATTCACTAAAACAAGCGTTATCTCAAAAACAAGAAGTTCAGTTTGCCGGAAGTGTTATGTCTATGAGATATATCGGAGGATAA
- the mobA gene encoding molybdenum cofactor guanylyltransferase: protein MEENIIGVVMAGGLSTRMGQDKGLLIENGQTWAENAFAKLNRLPMEVIVSINENQTLPYSDIFHPEHLITDKNIIEGPLNGILSAHSHVPSKDLFLLACDVRDMSSELLCKIYDAHISNSSEDYDYYILKNDMQEEPLIGIYKSDFLKRILFMAEKKLLVKNSLKYIMTFGRGFYIHLDESEKNDVKNFNTPGDLMASFAIL, encoded by the coding sequence ATGGAAGAAAACATCATTGGAGTAGTGATGGCCGGTGGCCTTAGCACTAGAATGGGGCAAGACAAAGGGCTATTGATTGAAAACGGACAGACCTGGGCTGAAAACGCCTTTGCAAAATTAAATCGGCTACCTATGGAAGTTATAGTCTCTATCAACGAAAATCAGACGCTTCCATACTCCGACATATTCCATCCGGAACATCTTATTACAGATAAAAATATAATAGAAGGTCCATTAAATGGAATTCTTTCTGCGCATTCTCATGTTCCATCTAAAGATCTTTTCCTTCTTGCCTGCGATGTACGGGATATGAGCTCAGAATTATTATGTAAAATATATGATGCGCACATTTCCAACTCTTCAGAGGACTATGACTATTATATCCTTAAAAACGACATGCAGGAAGAACCGCTTATAGGAATCTACAAATCAGACTTTTTGAAAAGAATCTTGTTCATGGCTGAAAAAAAACTTTTGGTTAAAAACAGCCTTAAGTATATCATGACTTTCGGACGAGGCTTTTATATTCACCTAGATGAAAGCGAAAAGAATGATGTAAAGAATTTTAATACTCCGGGAGATCTTATGGCATCATTTGCTATACTATAA
- a CDS encoding MoaD/ThiS family protein, with amino-acid sequence MKIKIQVFAALKDYLDPQFYIELQEGTTANEVRFQLLKEHPKAENILLKSKLAVNDCFVEGTYTLKDNEHLLIIPPSSGG; translated from the coding sequence ATGAAAATTAAAATACAGGTATTTGCTGCATTGAAAGATTATCTAGATCCGCAGTTTTATATAGAGTTACAGGAAGGCACTACCGCAAACGAGGTGCGTTTCCAACTATTAAAAGAACATCCGAAGGCAGAAAACATTCTCCTCAAATCAAAACTTGCGGTAAACGATTGTTTTGTTGAAGGAACTTATACCTTGAAAGACAATGAACATTTATTAATTATTCCACCATCAAGCGGGGGCTGA
- a CDS encoding rubredoxin — protein sequence MSKDIFIRFFIPGGILSPGDLRKVVSSAHHFGTNSIHISSRQELILKCKDQYKRSLEQRFSFLQYKFETEKTQEQNIVTSYPAIHIQETTNWLSEGTFHQILSNFDFQPTLKVNLVDPLQSLTPLFIGQLNFIASEFRGFWFLYLKIKNQKGYDLWPFLVESNEIPPLCKAIEQTFEKIPSASFEYLQDDVFSFRKWNTIPIINQLDYPPYQLPYYEGFHQQEDQKWWLGIYNSDNSYNVNFLESLCLLCSETNNNSIYLTSNSSIIIKNIERKDIFEWEKLLGKYKINTGHSSLELNWQIPDLDREATKLKKFITRSFIKEGLRTNGLIFGIRTTDVDLACSVIIRRKFRIEIGKIKLLDYYNISYKKNFDINSRETISYASYVKKRDVPTVLTYLTEVFYKKLNSIDAHFESESLQEEIEINQRPHEAVELFQCQSCLTIYDSRYGDDIGEIPAGRAFEELPSSYRCPVCDSEKESFILVNSEILL from the coding sequence ATGAGCAAAGACATATTCATAAGGTTCTTTATTCCTGGTGGGATATTATCTCCCGGAGATTTGCGCAAAGTGGTATCATCAGCACACCACTTTGGTACCAATTCTATTCATATAAGCTCAAGACAAGAGTTAATTTTAAAATGTAAAGATCAATATAAACGATCTCTCGAACAAAGATTCAGCTTTCTTCAATATAAATTCGAAACTGAAAAAACCCAGGAACAAAATATAGTCACCTCCTATCCGGCTATTCATATCCAGGAAACTACCAATTGGCTTTCAGAAGGAACCTTTCATCAGATACTTTCCAACTTTGACTTCCAACCAACTTTAAAAGTCAATCTTGTAGATCCTCTGCAGTCTCTGACACCCCTGTTTATAGGACAATTAAATTTTATAGCGTCTGAATTCAGAGGGTTCTGGTTTCTTTATCTTAAAATAAAAAATCAGAAAGGATATGACCTTTGGCCTTTTCTGGTAGAGTCAAATGAAATTCCTCCACTCTGCAAAGCAATAGAACAAACATTTGAGAAAATCCCATCTGCTTCTTTTGAATATCTTCAAGATGATGTATTCAGTTTCAGAAAATGGAATACCATACCCATCATTAATCAACTTGATTATCCACCTTATCAGCTCCCATATTATGAAGGTTTCCATCAGCAGGAAGATCAGAAATGGTGGCTGGGGATCTACAACTCTGATAACTCTTATAATGTAAACTTCCTGGAATCCCTTTGTCTCTTGTGCTCTGAAACGAACAACAACTCGATATATCTTACTTCTAATAGCTCTATAATTATTAAAAACATAGAAAGAAAAGATATATTTGAATGGGAAAAGCTTCTGGGAAAATATAAAATCAACACTGGTCATTCTTCTCTTGAACTTAACTGGCAGATTCCTGATCTTGATAGGGAAGCCACTAAACTGAAGAAGTTCATCACCAGATCTTTTATTAAAGAAGGACTAAGAACAAACGGTTTGATCTTTGGAATCAGAACTACAGATGTAGATCTTGCCTGTTCTGTAATCATAAGAAGAAAATTCAGAATTGAAATAGGGAAGATAAAGTTATTGGATTATTATAACATCAGTTACAAGAAAAATTTTGACATCAATTCAAGAGAGACTATATCTTATGCTTCTTATGTTAAGAAGCGTGATGTACCAACAGTATTAACGTACCTCACAGAAGTATTTTACAAAAAGCTTAACTCTATTGATGCTCATTTTGAATCTGAATCTTTGCAGGAAGAAATTGAAATTAATCAGAGGCCTCACGAGGCTGTAGAATTATTCCAGTGTCAAAGCTGCCTTACTATATATGACTCCAGATATGGAGATGACATTGGAGAAATACCTGCAGGAAGGGCCTTTGAAGAATTGCCCTCCTCATACAGATGCCCGGTTTGCGATTCAGAAAAGGAATCATTTATATTAGTAAATTCCGAAATATTACTTTGA